In Spirochaetota bacterium, a single genomic region encodes these proteins:
- a CDS encoding 2-dehydropantoate 2-reductase — MRIAIVGPGAMGLLLSGLLHRAGAIVTIIDYCRERANQLNKNGVRWQGMDDEQILHLKVTVGMEDPLNTDLVILCVKAYQTESAILELVQVNYQGPILTLQNGVGNVETILSHMPDAKIIAGITSEGATLIDIDHVRHAGKGETSFGSVKSDHPEDSFLNKLSKLFNDAGIKTGIASEVDNLIWGKLLINVGINALTAILRIRNGQLLEIQPVRDLMSDLVIEAYSVIEAKGVTLPYPDPVSRVEEVCRMTADNISSMHQDILRGSRTEIDYINQAIYSEGKSLGIPCPLNRTMALLIQGLEHSIQSQDSP, encoded by the coding sequence ATGAGAATAGCGATCGTTGGTCCTGGAGCTATGGGGCTTCTCTTATCAGGACTTCTACATAGAGCAGGAGCTATTGTTACTATAATCGATTACTGTAGAGAAAGAGCTAATCAGTTAAATAAAAATGGTGTACGATGGCAGGGGATGGATGATGAACAAATTCTTCATTTGAAGGTCACAGTTGGAATGGAGGACCCACTTAACACTGACCTCGTAATACTGTGCGTAAAGGCATATCAGACCGAATCTGCTATTCTTGAGCTTGTGCAGGTAAATTACCAGGGCCCAATATTAACATTACAAAATGGCGTTGGCAATGTGGAAACGATACTAAGTCATATGCCGGATGCGAAGATTATTGCAGGAATAACCTCCGAAGGGGCTACACTTATTGATATTGATCATGTCCGACATGCGGGAAAAGGTGAAACCTCCTTTGGCTCCGTTAAATCCGATCATCCTGAGGATTCATTTTTAAATAAATTATCCAAACTCTTCAATGATGCTGGCATTAAAACAGGAATTGCAAGTGAGGTTGATAATTTAATCTGGGGTAAACTACTCATAAATGTTGGCATAAACGCACTAACAGCAATCCTTCGCATTCGAAATGGGCAGCTTCTTGAGATTCAACCAGTCCGAGATTTGATGTCTGATCTTGTGATAGAGGCATATAGTGTAATTGAAGCCAAGGGAGTCACCCTACCCTACCCTGATCCAGTCTCAAGGGTTGAAGAAGTCTGTCGAATGACAGCGGATAACATCTCATCAATGCATCAGGATATACTTCGTGGCAGTCGTACAGAGATTGATTATATAAACCAGGCAATATATTCCGAAGGCAAATCACTGGGGATACCCTGCCCTCTTAACAGAACTATGGCCCTCCTTATTCAAGGATTGGAGCATTCAATTCAGAGTCAAGATTCTCCTTAA
- a CDS encoding CoA transferase, which produces MNRKKQIFKGIKVADFSWVGVGPQVVRELAEHGAKVIRVECHRYPDTLRTIFPFKDFKPGIDRSAFGACYNTNKYGMSLDLNMPKGQEVAKRLVEWADVITDSMTPGTMAKWGLDYENCQKIKPDIIYYSTCQMGQIGPYAKFGGYGMFGTSYAGFCHLLGWPDRSPLPLFNNYTDFISPWYLCLTLILALLRRMKTGKGMYLDQSQVEVGAQFIGQILLDYTVNGRIQNRLGNRDNQMAPHGIYRCKGENRWIAIAVMNNKQWNAFCNITDNTALANDPRYTTILQRKQNEDELDNIISRWTCNYTPEQVMEMMQKEGIPAGIVETAEDLFKDPQLKHRKHFRFMKHRVIGNMAFNSPAYQLSKTPNHIWKVSPCLGEDNDYVYREILGYSKKEIAEMLAEGVITTKEDVPAVLKE; this is translated from the coding sequence ATGAATAGGAAAAAACAGATATTCAAAGGAATAAAGGTCGCTGACTTCTCCTGGGTCGGCGTTGGTCCTCAGGTAGTGAGGGAACTTGCTGAGCATGGAGCCAAGGTTATACGTGTTGAATGTCATCGCTATCCGGATACCCTACGGACTATTTTTCCTTTTAAGGATTTCAAACCTGGAATAGACCGAAGCGCATTTGGGGCTTGCTATAATACAAATAAATATGGCATGAGTCTTGATTTGAATATGCCCAAGGGACAAGAGGTTGCTAAAAGACTGGTTGAATGGGCTGATGTTATTACTGATAGCATGACTCCAGGGACAATGGCCAAATGGGGGCTGGATTATGAAAACTGCCAAAAAATAAAACCAGACATTATATACTACTCTACTTGCCAAATGGGTCAAATCGGGCCTTATGCCAAATTCGGTGGCTATGGGATGTTCGGCACCTCATACGCGGGTTTCTGTCATCTTCTGGGTTGGCCCGATAGATCACCCTTACCACTCTTTAACAACTACACCGATTTCATTTCACCCTGGTATTTATGTTTGACTCTAATATTAGCCCTTCTTAGGCGAATGAAAACGGGTAAGGGGATGTATCTTGATCAATCTCAGGTGGAGGTTGGAGCTCAATTTATCGGACAGATTCTTTTGGATTATACAGTCAACGGTAGGATCCAAAATCGCTTGGGCAATCGAGATAACCAAATGGCTCCACATGGTATATATCGTTGCAAGGGTGAAAACCGCTGGATAGCTATAGCAGTAATGAACAACAAACAATGGAACGCCTTTTGCAACATCACTGACAATACTGCATTAGCCAATGATCCAAGATATACTACCATCCTTCAGAGAAAGCAAAACGAGGATGAGCTTGATAATATCATAAGTAGGTGGACCTGCAATTATACTCCTGAACAAGTGATGGAAATGATGCAAAAAGAAGGAATACCCGCAGGTATAGTAGAGACTGCTGAGGATTTGTTCAAGGACCCACAACTGAAACACCGCAAACACTTCCGCTTTATGAAACATAGAGTTATTGGAAATATGGCGTTTAATTCTCCAGCCTATCAGCTTTCCAAAACCCCGAATCATATCTGGAAAGTATCCCCTTGCCTAGGCGAGGATAATGACTATGTGTATAGGGAGATACTGGGATATAGCAAAAAAGAGATAGCTGAAATGCTGGCAGAGGGAGTAATCACGACCAAAGAAGATGTCCCCGCTGTACTTAAGGAATAG
- a CDS encoding pyruvate formate lyase family protein, translating into MTSETKKTNNSSPKKNTEELEKSREWWWVAEKKRSERLDYLRKAVWKKGRKGGMYEPGVKVDLERPLLFTESWEKNENDPIMLRRAKAVAHVMDNISIFITDKAQIVGYLGSLPNTIFWYCELASILNEEVYNDPVIIPEPQDESLETMAEINNYWGARDSMGKVLRDLSGEEVVKYMTRTLMWSSPIGGSFGYAGKDYEYFMTGKRGFDEIIDEIQVKIDDAEEKIDGNPGPDILPLYDKLANWEAMQIILEACIRMAKRYSRLARIIAENFESDPKRKEELLRIAETCEQVPGRPPRSLQESFQYDHFIQVWTRFEDVEGAWPSRPDYYHWPYYDNDVNIDKRLTKEEALDLVGEYMIRCSETGFYLPRSGAEGIQGITGTWVWTIGGVKQDGNDACNDLTIALLQAARLVRVSNPTFGFRWHPKVSDEVWREVFECIRHGLGYPSIRNDPVLIANGMHWHGHPLEEMRTWVHQACMSPCPATKHGSQPARMATTLNCSKMIEYALHNGYDHCIKMQMGPQTGDARKFTDFEELFQAWAKQMKWLTNFGVRIMSRGRYKSPNNYGRPFLSAVSERCIETGFDALEPSIERGNCWLTFFTWTENADSLAAIKRLVFDEKRYTMEELIDALENNWDGKEEMRLDFVKNAPKWGNDDDYVDEIMVRCLREVARHSKEIKCPSGNNWPALPENVSGNVLFSSIVHALPNGRKLGDALYDGGISPGPGLDKRGPTAVLKSCGKIDHISDGRAFLLNQRLSPTQLSGEKGYQLWKSYMSTWADLGLDHVQFNMVDDETLRAAQKDPEQYQEVIVRVAGYSAHFVDISRKTQDNIIQRTIQGLG; encoded by the coding sequence ATGACTTCAGAAACAAAAAAAACTAATAATTCATCTCCGAAAAAAAATACTGAAGAACTTGAGAAGAGCAGAGAATGGTGGTGGGTAGCAGAGAAGAAGAGATCCGAAAGACTCGATTATCTACGGAAAGCAGTTTGGAAGAAAGGCAGGAAAGGAGGGATGTATGAACCTGGAGTCAAGGTTGACCTCGAAAGGCCGCTACTCTTCACAGAGAGTTGGGAAAAGAATGAAAATGATCCAATAATGTTAAGAAGGGCAAAGGCAGTAGCACATGTAATGGACAATATTAGTATCTTCATTACGGATAAGGCTCAAATTGTTGGATACTTGGGAAGTCTTCCAAATACCATATTCTGGTATTGTGAATTAGCTAGCATTCTTAATGAAGAAGTATATAACGACCCAGTTATTATACCTGAACCTCAGGACGAATCGCTTGAGACAATGGCTGAAATCAACAATTACTGGGGAGCAAGAGATAGTATGGGGAAAGTGTTAAGGGATCTCTCAGGAGAGGAAGTAGTAAAGTATATGACACGCACCCTTATGTGGAGTTCGCCTATTGGCGGCAGCTTCGGTTATGCTGGCAAGGATTATGAGTACTTTATGACAGGCAAGAGGGGATTTGATGAGATCATTGATGAGATACAGGTAAAGATAGATGATGCTGAGGAAAAAATTGACGGCAATCCTGGACCGGATATCCTCCCACTCTATGACAAGCTAGCCAATTGGGAGGCTATGCAGATAATACTTGAGGCCTGCATCAGAATGGCTAAGAGATATTCCAGATTGGCGCGAATAATAGCCGAGAACTTCGAATCCGATCCCAAACGAAAAGAGGAACTCCTTAGAATTGCTGAAACCTGTGAGCAGGTACCTGGGAGACCACCCAGATCTCTACAGGAATCCTTTCAGTATGATCATTTTATTCAGGTTTGGACTAGATTTGAGGATGTTGAGGGGGCATGGCCGTCTCGACCAGATTACTATCATTGGCCATACTATGACAATGATGTAAACATCGATAAACGTCTAACCAAGGAGGAGGCGCTTGATCTAGTAGGCGAATATATGATCAGATGCAGTGAAACAGGTTTTTATCTTCCTAGATCTGGAGCAGAGGGAATTCAGGGTATAACTGGCACCTGGGTATGGACCATAGGTGGAGTAAAACAGGATGGGAATGATGCCTGCAATGACCTGACCATAGCACTCTTGCAGGCTGCAAGGCTCGTGCGTGTATCTAATCCCACTTTTGGATTCAGGTGGCATCCAAAGGTGTCTGATGAGGTATGGAGGGAGGTATTCGAGTGCATACGGCATGGACTGGGGTATCCCAGCATACGCAATGATCCGGTGTTAATTGCCAATGGTATGCACTGGCATGGACATCCCTTGGAGGAGATGAGGACATGGGTACATCAGGCCTGCATGTCGCCCTGCCCTGCTACGAAGCATGGTTCTCAACCAGCAAGAATGGCAACAACTCTTAACTGTTCCAAGATGATTGAGTATGCCCTGCATAATGGGTATGATCATTGTATAAAGATGCAGATGGGACCCCAAACAGGAGATGCCAGGAAATTCACAGATTTTGAAGAACTATTCCAGGCATGGGCAAAACAGATGAAGTGGCTAACTAATTTTGGAGTCCGGATAATGAGTCGCGGCAGATATAAAAGTCCAAATAATTATGGTCGCCCCTTTTTATCAGCCGTATCCGAAAGGTGTATTGAGACCGGTTTTGATGCTCTTGAGCCATCAATCGAACGTGGGAATTGCTGGTTAACATTTTTCACATGGACTGAAAATGCTGATAGTTTAGCAGCAATAAAGAGATTAGTCTTTGATGAGAAGAGGTATACGATGGAAGAGCTTATTGATGCATTGGAGAATAATTGGGATGGCAAGGAGGAGATGCGCTTGGACTTTGTGAAGAATGCTCCCAAGTGGGGCAATGATGATGATTATGTGGATGAGATTATGGTACGATGCCTTAGAGAGGTGGCCAGGCATTCCAAAGAGATTAAGTGTCCCTCTGGAAACAATTGGCCTGCGTTACCAGAGAACGTGAGTGGGAATGTACTATTTTCAAGCATTGTGCATGCATTACCAAATGGAAGGAAATTGGGTGATGCCCTGTACGATGGCGGCATATCGCCTGGCCCAGGACTCGATAAAAGAGGCCCTACTGCGGTGCTGAAGTCATGCGGAAAGATAGATCATATAAGCGATGGAAGGGCATTCCTCTTGAATCAGAGGCTTTCGCCCACTCAGCTCTCAGGAGAGAAGGGCTATCAGTTATGGAAGTCCTACATGAGTACCTGGGCTGATCTGGGATTGGATCATGTGCAATTTAATATGGTTGATGATGAGACTCTTCGAGCAGCGCAGAAGGATCCTGAACAGTATCAGGAGGTGATTGTTAGAGTGGCTGGTTACAGCGCTCACTTTGTGGACATAAGCCGCAAGACGCAGGATAACATCATACAGAGGACGATTCAAGGACTTGGATAG
- a CDS encoding CoA transferase — translation MVVEQEVETLLGGYRILDLSDEGGMLCGKILGDLGADVIQIEPPGGSPARNIGPYYHDIPDPEKSLYWFWTALNKRGITMDIESNDGRDIFKRLVKKAHFVIESFPPGHMESLGLGYSELEKINPGIIMTSITPFGQTGPYAHYKATDIVGVSMGGMSCIYGEIDRGPVRINAPQFYFQGGVHGALGSIMAHYWRELTGEGQHVDVSCQQAVVLSLMIAAEMWDICKMICTGVGPGMGFMGKRVSQLIYPTKDGYVLSMLGGGAQAGMVTSSKNLTSIANSDGYLLDLKDFDWSNWDFMSAAINKALGVESDGTTIIDQLEKGLNEYFPTKRKQDLFDEAVAKDILLIPVCDPKDVVESPQLAAREFWVQVEHPELGETITYPGYPIKFNGLPSYKPQRRAPLIGEHNEEIYSKELDLTRDQLCLLKGQGVI, via the coding sequence ATGGTTGTTGAGCAAGAAGTTGAAACTCTTCTCGGGGGTTATCGGATTCTTGATCTGTCCGATGAGGGTGGAATGCTATGTGGGAAGATATTGGGAGATCTTGGAGCTGATGTGATCCAGATTGAACCACCAGGTGGGAGCCCAGCTAGAAACATCGGCCCATACTATCACGATATCCCTGATCCAGAAAAGAGTCTTTACTGGTTCTGGACTGCCCTTAATAAGAGGGGAATAACCATGGATATCGAGTCTAATGATGGGAGGGATATCTTCAAGAGATTAGTAAAGAAGGCTCATTTTGTAATTGAAAGCTTTCCCCCTGGGCATATGGAAAGCCTTGGATTGGGATACTCTGAATTAGAGAAGATCAATCCTGGAATCATCATGACCTCAATCACCCCCTTTGGTCAGACTGGGCCTTATGCTCATTATAAGGCTACTGACATCGTTGGTGTATCCATGGGTGGAATGAGCTGCATCTATGGAGAGATAGATCGAGGACCTGTGAGAATTAACGCGCCTCAATTCTATTTCCAGGGGGGGGTGCATGGCGCTCTGGGTTCAATAATGGCACATTACTGGAGAGAGTTAACTGGCGAAGGACAACATGTTGATGTATCCTGCCAGCAGGCGGTTGTTTTGTCCCTGATGATTGCTGCCGAGATGTGGGATATATGCAAAATGATATGTACAGGGGTTGGTCCTGGAATGGGTTTTATGGGCAAGAGGGTCTCGCAACTCATCTATCCAACTAAGGATGGCTATGTTTTAAGTATGTTAGGAGGGGGGGCTCAGGCAGGGATGGTAACCTCATCTAAAAATTTGACTTCAATAGCCAACTCCGATGGATACTTACTGGATCTCAAGGACTTTGATTGGTCCAATTGGGATTTCATGTCTGCAGCAATAAATAAAGCCCTTGGAGTGGAGTCAGATGGGACAACAATAATTGATCAATTAGAAAAAGGATTAAACGAATATTTTCCTACCAAACGAAAACAAGACCTCTTTGATGAAGCTGTGGCTAAAGATATTCTGCTTATCCCAGTTTGCGATCCCAAGGATGTAGTTGAAAGTCCTCAACTAGCAGCTAGAGAATTTTGGGTACAAGTGGAACACCCTGAATTAGGAGAGACAATCACATATCCAGGGTATCCTATTAAATTTAATGGTCTTCCATCATACAAACCACAACGACGAGCCCCATTAATTGGAGAGCACAATGAAGAGATATACTCGAAAGAATTGGATTTAACAAGGGATCAACTTTGCCTCTTGAAGGGTCAGGGAGTAATATAA
- a CDS encoding SoxR reducing system RseC family protein, with amino-acid sequence MREEGVIREVIGNKALVILQRSTMCNACSNKGMCRSLGGGNDMEVEVLNTAGATKGDRVQISLESSSFLKMTFLVYIVPLLSLVLGAFVGLNVIGSHSPDHAELFSLLLAIIFFALAFIVISILSKSMGKRKKYMPEITKVINIAP; translated from the coding sequence ATGAGAGAAGAAGGTGTAATTAGAGAGGTTATAGGGAATAAGGCCTTGGTTATTCTACAGAGAAGCACAATGTGTAATGCATGTAGTAATAAGGGTATGTGCAGGTCATTGGGTGGTGGTAATGATATGGAGGTTGAGGTTCTTAACACAGCAGGGGCAACAAAGGGTGATCGTGTACAAATATCATTAGAGTCATCTTCATTTCTGAAGATGACATTTCTTGTATATATTGTTCCTCTTCTGAGTCTTGTTTTGGGGGCTTTTGTGGGTTTAAATGTTATTGGTTCTCATTCCCCTGATCATGCTGAATTATTCTCATTACTGTTAGCTATCATTTTCTTTGCGCTTGCATTTATTGTGATTAGTATATTAAGTAAGAGTATGGGCAAAAGGAAAAAATATATGCCAGAAATAACAAAAGTCATCAATATTGCACCGTGA
- a CDS encoding pyruvate formate lyase family protein, with protein MSPETETISDAPQKKSMEELENNKEWWWIAEKKRSKRLDYLRKAVWKKGKKGGMYEPGIKMDIERPILFTEAWKENENEQVMMRRAKAISHVMDNTSIFITDHAQLVGYLGSLPNTLSWNCDLATLANEEIYNDPIVIPEPQEESLKIMADINNYWAPRDCLGTMLRDLSGEEAVKFMTFVLMWSFPVGGSFGYSGKDYEYFMTGERAFEDIIDEIQEKIDDAEEQIDGNPGPDILPLYDKLANWEAMQIILEACIRMAKRYSRLARIIAENFESDPKRKEELLRIAETCERVPAKPPRTLQESFQYDHFIQIWARIEDGEGAWPARPDYYHWPYYNNDVNIEKKITREEAIDLVGEFMIRCNEVGAYVPAVAAEALQGISATWVWTLGGVNTDGSDACNDLTTAFLEAARLVRVSNPTFGFRWHPQVKDEVMREVFECIRHGLGYPSIRNDPILIANGMNWHGHPLEEMRTWVHQACMSPCPTTKHGSQPARMAMTLNCAKMVEYSLHNGFDHIVNMQMGPETGDARKFKDFEELFQAWVQQMKWLVNYGTRIMNRGRMRSPQKYGRPFLSAISEKSVEAGLDALEPSLERGNCWLTFFTWAENADSLAAVKRLVFDEKKYTMDELIEALKTNWEGKEKMRLDFVKNAPKWGNDDDFVDEIMVRCLREVAKHSKEIQCPSGNSWPALPENVSGNILFSSLVHALPNGRKLGDALYDGGISPGPGLDKKGPTAVLKSCGKIDHVSDGRAFLLNQRLSPTQLSGEKGYQLWKSYMKTWADLGLDHVQFNMVDDATLRAAQKDPEQYQEVIVRVAGYSAHFVDISRKTQDNIIQRTIQGLG; from the coding sequence ATGTCACCAGAAACAGAAACTATTAGTGATGCACCCCAGAAAAAAAGTATGGAGGAACTCGAAAATAATAAGGAGTGGTGGTGGATTGCTGAAAAGAAAAGATCCAAACGACTGGATTATCTAAGAAAGGCTGTTTGGAAGAAGGGGAAAAAGGGCGGAATGTATGAACCCGGTATCAAGATGGACATTGAGAGGCCGATTTTATTTACAGAGGCGTGGAAAGAAAATGAGAATGAGCAGGTGATGATGAGGAGAGCAAAGGCTATTTCACATGTTATGGATAATACCAGCATCTTTATTACTGACCATGCTCAATTAGTGGGTTATTTAGGCAGTCTGCCAAACACCCTCTCATGGAATTGCGATTTAGCTACATTGGCCAATGAAGAGATATACAACGATCCAATTGTAATACCTGAACCACAGGAGGAATCGCTTAAGATAATGGCTGATATTAATAACTATTGGGCTCCGAGAGACTGTTTAGGCACAATGTTGAGAGATCTCTCAGGTGAAGAGGCTGTTAAATTCATGACTTTTGTACTTATGTGGAGTTTTCCGGTTGGTGGAAGCTTTGGCTATTCAGGCAAGGACTATGAATATTTTATGACAGGCGAGAGGGCATTTGAAGACATAATAGATGAGATACAGGAAAAAATAGATGATGCCGAGGAACAGATTGACGGCAATCCAGGGCCGGATATCCTCCCGCTCTATGACAAGCTAGCCAATTGGGAGGCTATGCAGATTATACTTGAGGCTTGCATCAGGATGGCTAAGAGATATTCCAGATTAGCTCGAATAATAGCAGAGAACTTCGAATCCGATCCCAAACGAAAAGAGGAACTACTTAGAATCGCAGAAACCTGTGAGAGAGTTCCAGCAAAACCTCCGAGAACCCTCCAGGAATCCTTTCAGTATGACCACTTTATTCAGATATGGGCAAGAATTGAAGATGGGGAGGGGGCATGGCCTGCCCGTCCTGATTACTACCATTGGCCATATTATAACAACGATGTTAACATTGAGAAGAAGATTACTAGAGAGGAGGCCATCGATCTAGTTGGAGAATTCATGATTCGCTGCAATGAAGTAGGGGCATATGTACCCGCAGTAGCAGCTGAAGCCCTCCAGGGCATCTCAGCTACCTGGGTATGGACATTGGGCGGAGTCAATACAGATGGCAGTGATGCTTGCAATGATCTTACTACAGCCTTTTTGGAGGCAGCGCGACTCGTGCGCGTATCCAATCCTACCTTTGGCTTTAGATGGCACCCACAGGTAAAGGATGAGGTGATGAGGGAGGTATTCGAGTGCATACGGCATGGATTGGGTTATCCAAGCATTCGTAATGATCCTATTTTAATAGCAAACGGCATGAACTGGCATGGACATCCCTTGGAAGAGATGAGGACATGGGTGCACCAAGCCTGCATGTCACCATGCCCAACAACGAAACATGGTTCTCAACCAGCACGAATGGCAATGACCCTGAATTGTGCTAAGATGGTTGAATATTCTCTGCATAATGGATTTGACCATATTGTTAATATGCAGATGGGGCCAGAGACAGGCGATGCAAGGAAGTTTAAGGATTTTGAAGAACTCTTTCAGGCATGGGTACAGCAGATGAAATGGCTGGTTAACTATGGCACACGGATAATGAATCGGGGACGTATGAGGAGCCCCCAAAAATATGGTCGCCCATTCCTCTCAGCCATATCAGAGAAATCCGTTGAAGCCGGTCTTGATGCTTTAGAGCCATCCCTCGAGCGAGGAAACTGCTGGCTTACTTTCTTTACCTGGGCAGAGAATGCTGATAGTTTAGCAGCGGTGAAGAGATTGGTGTTTGATGAGAAGAAATACACAATGGATGAACTTATTGAAGCATTGAAGACTAACTGGGAAGGCAAAGAAAAGATGCGTTTGGACTTTGTAAAGAATGCTCCTAAATGGGGTAATGATGATGATTTTGTGGATGAGATAATGGTACGATGTCTGAGAGAAGTTGCTAAGCACTCGAAGGAAATACAATGTCCATCAGGCAATAGCTGGCCTGCATTACCTGAGAATGTAAGCGGAAATATACTTTTTTCGAGTCTGGTACACGCTTTGCCAAACGGCAGGAAACTGGGGGATGCGCTATACGACGGCGGCATATCGCCAGGCCCAGGACTCGATAAAAAGGGGCCTACAGCAGTGCTGAAATCTTGCGGAAAGATAGATCATGTGAGTGATGGAAGGGCATTTCTGTTGAATCAGAGACTTTCTCCCACTCAACTCTCCGGAGAGAAGGGGTATCAGTTATGGAAGTCCTACATGAAGACATGGGCAGATCTGGGATTGGATCACGTACAGTTTAATATGGTTGACGATGCCACGCTTCGAGCAGCACAGAAGGATCCTGAGCAGTATCAGGAGGTGATCGTTCGCGTGGCAGGCTACAGCGCTCACTTTGTGGACATAAGCCGCAAGACGCAGGATAATATTATTCAGAGAACAATTCAAGGACTAGGATAG
- the panB gene encoding 3-methyl-2-oxobutanoate hydroxymethyltransferase — protein sequence MHQRKKVTPPNLIAKKANNEKITMLTAYDFSMAGVLDEAGVDTILVGDSLGMVVLGYENTVPVSMEEMIHHCRAVKRGMKYALLIGDMPFMSYQVSLEEAKRNAGRFLKEGGCDAVKLEGGLEMVNTIKGIVNIGIPVVGHIGLTPQIATSLGGFKVQGKDLSSAQYQLDSAMALEEAGASLIVLECIPDSLAKIITENISIPTIGIGSGPHCDGQVLVINDLLGLFNKFIPRFVKQYAKLYPIIEDAIKLFIRDVLDEKFPSAEHSFEMDDNIITQLKVPS from the coding sequence ATGCATCAACGAAAAAAGGTTACTCCCCCAAATTTGATAGCTAAAAAAGCTAATAATGAAAAAATTACCATGCTTACTGCCTACGATTTCTCTATGGCTGGGGTATTGGATGAGGCTGGAGTTGATACAATATTAGTTGGAGATTCCCTAGGTATGGTTGTATTGGGATATGAAAACACTGTCCCGGTTTCAATGGAAGAGATGATACATCATTGCAGAGCTGTTAAGCGTGGAATGAAATATGCTCTTCTGATAGGGGATATGCCCTTCATGTCCTACCAAGTTAGCCTTGAAGAGGCTAAACGAAATGCTGGTCGTTTCTTGAAAGAGGGTGGATGTGATGCAGTGAAGCTGGAGGGCGGTCTTGAGATGGTGAACACCATCAAGGGTATTGTTAATATCGGCATCCCTGTTGTGGGACACATTGGACTCACTCCACAAATTGCCACATCTTTGGGTGGTTTTAAAGTACAGGGAAAAGATTTATCATCTGCCCAATATCAATTGGATTCCGCTATGGCTCTTGAGGAAGCCGGCGCAAGCCTAATTGTGCTTGAGTGTATTCCTGATAGTTTAGCAAAAATAATTACAGAAAACATCAGCATCCCCACAATCGGAATCGGTTCAGGCCCTCACTGTGATGGTCAGGTACTTGTTATAAATGATCTTCTCGGTCTATTCAACAAATTTATACCTCGATTTGTCAAACAATATGCCAAGCTATATCCTATTATAGAAGATGCAATTAAATTATTTATAAGGGATGTATTGGATGAGAAGTTCCCTAGCGCTGAGCATTCCTTTGAAATGGATGATAACATAATAACTCAGCTTAAGGTGCCATCATGA